TAGCCAAACAGGCCGCCCACGCCCAGCAGCCAGACCCGGGGCGGGTAGTCGAGATGGGCGAGCACGCCATCACCGCCGGCCAGCCAGCGCCCGCAGGCAACGATGAAGGCCAACCCGAATGCCAGCGCCATCAGCAGGAAGGGCGGCACTTGGCCGGTCTGGGCCGTCAGCAGCGCCAGCGTCGCCCACATCAGCACCGCCGCGCCGCCAATCGCGGTGGCCCGGCGGCGCGGTGCCTCAGGCGCCACGGTAGACGTCGTCGACCTCGACCTGATAGCCCTCGACCAGCCGGTTGGTCTCGTTGAACATGCCGACCACGGCCAGCAGCTCGCCCAGGGTTTCGTCGTCCATGCCCTGTTTGCGGGCCGCGGCGGTGTGCGACCAGAGGCAATATTCGCAGCCGTTGGTGGCCGATACGGCGATGGCGATCATTTCCTTGGTCAGGGGATCGAGGCGGCCGGGTTCCATCACTTCCTTGAGGCTCCGCCAGGTGCGGGCCAGCGTCGGCGGATGGCTGGCGATGGTCTTCCAGAAATTGGGCACGAAATCGATGCCGCGGCTCGACTTGATGTCGTCGTAGATCTCGCGCACCAGGCCGGTAGCGTCGGCGTCTTCGATCATCGGCACCGTAGGCATAAAGAATTCCCCCTGTGTTGGAAAGCAAAAAAGGCCCGCGAGCGGGTCGCGAGCGGGCTCAGTACATATGTTGCCCGCCGTTGATGCTCAGCGTCGAGCCGGTAATGAAGTCGGCCTCGTCGGAAGCCAGGAAAAGCACGCCCCGGGCGATGTCCTCGGCCCGGCCCAGGCGGCCGACGGGGATGCCGGCGATGATCTTCTCCAGCACCTGTGGCGGCACCGCCCGCACCATATCGGTGTCGACGTAGCCCGGCGCGATGGCGTTGACGGTGATGCCCTTGGCCGCGCCCTCCTGGGCCAGGGCCTTGGTGAAGCCGTGGATGCCGGACTTGGCGGCGGCGTAGTTGA
This portion of the Alphaproteobacteria bacterium genome encodes:
- a CDS encoding carboxymuconolactone decarboxylase family protein, whose amino-acid sequence is MPTVPMIEDADATGLVREIYDDIKSSRGIDFVPNFWKTIASHPPTLARTWRSLKEVMEPGRLDPLTKEMIAIAVSATNGCEYCLWSHTAAARKQGMDDETLGELLAVVGMFNETNRLVEGYQVEVDDVYRGA